In a single window of the Arachis hypogaea cultivar Tifrunner chromosome 6, arahy.Tifrunner.gnm2.J5K5, whole genome shotgun sequence genome:
- the LOC112695238 gene encoding O-fucosyltransferase 36, translating to MQRDSSSDEEDDRHTLIEQHDRKPSPPPPPPPVSTAFRIEDLRSRISRKFKFQKKYLFAILPVFIILLYYLTPDATRSSVFSSSNFPSLHFDSLSDRIKESQLQALYLLRQQQSSLLRAWNSSFLSNSSSSDELKSLLFKQISLNKQIQEVILDPHRVGNSFEAEFDFANASLNGGRCRTVDQRFSERKTIEWKPKAGKFLLAICVSGQMSNHLICLEKHMLFAALLKRVLVIPSSKVDYQYDRVLDIDHINKCLGRKMVISFEEFSSVRKNHMHIDKFLCYFSLPEPCYLDDEHLKKLRSLGLSMSKPQAVWEEDTRKPKRRTVEEVVSKFAHDDDVMAIGDVFYADVEREWVMQPGGPLAHHCKTLIEPSRLILHTAQRFIQTFLGRNFIALHFRRHGFLKFCNAKKPSCFYPIPQAADCILRVVERANAPVIYLSTDAAESETTLLQSLVTLNGRPVPLVKRPPRNSAEKWDALLYRHHIEGDSQVEAMLDKTICAMSSVFIGASGSTFTEDILRLRKDWGSASLCDEYLCQGEEPSVVAEIE from the exons ATGCAGCGGGATTCTTCTTCCGATGAGGAAGACGACCGCCACACCCTCATCGAGCAGCACGACAGGAAGCCCTCACCACCTCCACCTCCTCCCCCGGTCAGCACCGCCTTCCGCATCGAGGATTTGAGGTCACGAATCAGTCGGAAGTTCAAGTTCCAAAAGAAATACCTCTTCGCCATTCTCCCCGTCTTCATCATCCTCCTCTACTACCTCACCCCCGACGCCACTCGCTCTTCCGTCTTCTCCTCCTCCAACTTCCCCTCCCTGCACTTCGACTCGCTCTCCGACCGCATCAAGGAGTCCCAATTGCAGGCCCTCTACCTCCTCCGCCAGCAGCAATCATCCCTCCTCCGCGCTTGGAACTCCTCCTTTCTTTCCAATTCCTCCTCCTCCGACGAGCTGAAGTCCTTGCTGTTCAAGCAGATTTCCCTCAACAAACAGATTCAGGAGGTCATTTTGGATCCCCACAGGGTTGGCAACTCCTTCGAAGCCGAATTTGATTTTGCGAATGCTAGCTTGAACGGTGGCAGATGTCGAACAGTGGATCAGAGATTTTCAGAGAGGAAAACCATTGAGTGGAAGCCCAAAGCTGGAAAATTCCTTCTTGCTATTTGCGTGTCGGGTCAGATGTCAAACCATCTAATTTGCTTAGAGAAACATATGCTTTTCGCGGCTCTTCTTAAGCGGGTTTTGGTGATTCCTAGTTCGAAAGTGGATTACCAGTATGATAGAGTTCTggatattgatcacatcaataaATGCCTTGGTAGAAAGATGGTGATCTCCTTTGAAGAATTCTCCAGTGTTAGGAAGAACCACATGCACATTGACAAGTTCCTCTGCTATTTCTCATTGCCGGAACCCTGTTATCTCGACGATGAGCACTTGAAGAAGCTGAGATCGCTGGGCTTGTCGATGAGTAAGCCTCAGGCGGTGTGGGAGGAGGATACCCGCAAGCCCAAGAGGAGGACGGTGGAGGAAGTGGTGTCCAAGTTTGCACACGACGATGACGTAATGGCAATCGGGGATGTCTTCTATGCTGACGTGGAGCGGGAGTGGGTGATGCAGCCGGGTGGTCCACTTGCTCACCACTGCAAGACCCTTATTGAACCCAGCCGTCTCATTCTGCACACTGCTCAGCGTTTCATCCAAACATTCCTTGGAAGGAACTTCATTGCGTTGCATTTTCGCCGCCACGGCTTCCTCAAGTTCTG CAATGCCAAAAAGCCAAGCTGCTTTTATCCCATTCCTCAAGCCGCGGATTGCATCTTGCGCGTGGTTGAAAGGGCCAATGCACCTGTTATTTATCTTTCTACGGACGCAGCAGAAAGTGAAACCACTCTGCTTCAGTCATTAGTCACGCTTAATGGAAGGCCAGTTCCTCTTGTTAAACGCCCACCTCGAAATTCTGCAGAAAAATGGGATGCTTTGTTGTACAGGCATCATATTGAAGGAGACTCTCAG GTGGAAGCGATGTTGGACAAGACAATATGTGCGATGTCAAGCGTGTTCATCGGAGCCTCCGGTTCAACTTTCACAGAAGACATCCTTCGGCTAAGAAAGGACTGGGGATCAGCATCATTGTGCGATGAGTACCTTTGCCAAGGTGAGGAGCCCAGTGTGGTAGCGGAAATTGAATGA